Within the Deinococcus carri genome, the region CTTCGGGCGGTGATGTCAGAAACTATAGCGTGGTATGCAGCCGAAGTCAAATGTTGCAGCCGCATGGTAGTGGCATTCAGGGCATGACGGGAGTTCAATGAAGCATGAACACTCCACCCTGCCCAGCGTGCGGTGGCGTCTACACCGTGAAAAACGGCCACGCGCATACTCACAAACAACGCTACCTGTGCC harbors:
- a CDS encoding IS1/IS1595 family N-terminal zinc-binding domain-containing protein, producing the protein MNTPPCPACGGVYTVKNGHAHTHKQRYLC